tctatctatctatccatGGCCGCTCCACTGCAGCCACAAACACTGCCACACAAGTGACTCGGATTTTTTCAGCTTTTAACCCCATGGCTCCGTCCTGACTCACTCGTATATTCAGAAAGGTCTGTAGTAGTTTTGTTGATACAGTATAAGATTCAGTAGAGTTTAGGATTGACAACTAAGCAGAGTGATTATACggtctctcttttttccagCATTACGGCGGTAACAAATTCTGCTCGGGAAAAAATGCTGCTGGAGTGGTTTCAGTCCTGAGGTGCAATACAGTCGTTCTTACCTGGTACATCGTAGAAAGGCTTCCGAATTCCATGGTATAACAGGTAAAACTGGCTTTAGTGTGGATAGGTCTCCTCTCATCTGTCCACAATGACAAATAGCGGCGATTACATTTAAGATGAAACAGAATGGTCACAACCTAAATCCTCGCTCCAACACCAGGCATGATTTTGGGCAAAACTGTCTGGGCAATTTAGTCCAAATCATCAGTTTACCTGTTCGTACATATCACATCGTGGCACCAGCTACTCGTCAAACTCTGAGTTTCACATGCCGATCTTAAAAGTCCATGAAAACAGAGCGTGATGCAAGTGAAGGCTCACATTGTATTTCTGTATTGCAGATAACCAACCAATACAGCATATGAAGTGACTCTTTAGTTTCTTTATGTACACATGTGTGTTTGTGAGTTTTTTGATCTGGTCTTCCTTATAAACCAGATCATTTTTCTTCTACTTGATGAATAGCCAGAACTCTGAAGCTGCTCTAACCCcagtttatttggactttgATCATTTGCCCTGCCTCAATCTCACTTACAGGTGGCCACATACCACACATGTAAGTGACATGAGGTGGGGCATCACAGCCCAAAGTAAAATAGGGCAAATGATCAAATCTGCACCGAAACTAGCGGATGCCACATTACACCTGGATGAAGAATAATGTAAATGATTGATCTGTTTGCTAACCTGTTTCTGAGTCTGAGGCAAAACAGTTTGCCCCTTTGTCATCTGAAAAATTGCACCGAATGCAGAACATGACAAAACTCTTCAacagaacaaaacaaacacataTCAGCCCTACCATACAAGCTGCAATGAGAAAAGCTTTTTAGTGGATGCATTGGTCGGAGATGAATGAGAGTTTCTTGATCACATAGCTTCAGATGTGGAACTGAAAAAAATCTTCTCTGCGCTCACCATTATAAGGTGGCTGGCACCACAAGTACTAGGAGGCCaacaaaatagaaaaacagAGAAGCAGTATTCGCAATACATTGTCATCTGATAAAGAAATATTGTACGTTATTCTTGGAAATGCTTTTCCCACATCGAAGTTCAAACAAAACTCACTTCTATATACGAATTCTTGATACCAAAGAGGCAATATAGTGAACGAAAGATCTGGAGTCTTTTTCAATTTACAAGTTTCACATGTTATATTTATATACAAACCCATAAGGTCATTTCTACTTGATGGGAAATAACTGTACAACTTAGAAGTGTTATGTACAAAAGAAAGAGCACATGGATCATGCGTTCTGCAAATATAACATCACAATCTCATGGTAGCAGAAGTTCCCCTATGCAATTTAGGCCTCCTAGACAAAAAGGTTGGAGGGACGGAGACTGATGCTCGGATGCGAATAGTTAATCTTTCCAATCGTGTGAATCGAAATTTCCCATGTATAAGTTAGTCCTTGATGGACCTGTGCTGTTGTCCTGTCAACTGAGCACTGCCGAGATGACTCCTCAAATTAGCTATGTACCTATGGATGCGCTGCTGATTGAATGGCGAAAGGGAGAAGAGTGGATTTAGTGGCAAAGCAGATGCTTCCTGCAATATAAAGGTGAACAAGATGATTGCTTTTGAGTATAGTGCCATTGATCTATTTTGACATCCCAAAAGTTCCTTTGCCTGAAAATGAATGCAGATAGGTCAATCAAAAACATCAAACCAATAAGTGAGTAGCAATTTAAGTACAGATTTAAAAGTGACGTTCAcagaaaatgtgaaataaaGCAACCCCACTGGAGTATCTGATAAGATTGTTATGTACAACTTCAAAAATGGGGAAAACTGTGCTCAGCTAGCAGGGGTTGCTACTTATGGCTGATGTTGTTTGCATGGCTATTGCTGAAACACCAAGCATAGTCATCTATCAGCTGAAGGACACTATGAAACTGCAGTTTAGTTTTGACAGAACAATAAAGAAAGAAGGGTGTAACAAGTCCCTTTTGCCCTTGGCACTAAACTGAGTCCACCTGTTCGTGTTTCTGTGTATCATGTCTGAGGGCAATGACAGGCGTATTCAGCTCAGCTCAAAGGATGACAGAAACTTTTTAACCCAATAGAAACCCTTTATTGCCTTTCTTTTTATATGGTAATTTACTACCAGCAGATATAATTAATACATAGGAGAACCAACTGCCCAGGCAACAAACAGTGAGCATCGATAAAGTTGAAGAATTTTCCTGACAAACATTAACTGGATTATTTTGTTGGGGTTAAATCAAGGCATTCTTACTGACCACCTCATACTGTTTCTCACAAAGAAATTCCTATAGGTGATACATATCCGATTTTCAAATTGTACAAACTGAAAAACTCTAAGAAACAGGGAACACAGATAGTGATACTTACAGCACCACTTTCCCCATATACTAAAGCAGTTTGGAATATGATCTCCATTGCATCTGGCATCTCAGTGTTATCTGGAAACAGACGATGGTTATAATAAGAATCAATATTATACTACTAGTATATAAGATAAGGATATGCGAATGTTCTAACCATTGTTCTCCCGCAACCTATGTGATATATTCTCTGCACGGTCATATGCCCTGATGAACCCACTTTCAGCCCAGTAACGAACAGAAGCCGGTCTAGTGAAATCCAATCCTTGTGCTAAACTCGGAGATAGACGATTATCAGTCTTAGGCATGAAATTCTTGTACGCAAAGGTCGAAGAACTTCCATCATCTGAATCATCCCTCAATAAGCTATAAGCATTAAGTGCCTCTTTCCATATAGCTAGTATTACAAGTTCAAGTGATAGTGCCTCCAGGTCCAGCCCTTTAAAAAGCTGCATATAACACAGGAAAGCAAATATACCTATCAGAAAAGGTGATGTTGAGATAAAGTTGGGGttatcatgtactccctccgatccataataagtgtcttggatagTACAAAgttactaactttgtactaaatccaagacgcagtaactttgtactaaatccaagacactatggaacggagggagtacatgttatGAGACAAATATCATAGCTACAACCATCAAAATTATTACTGAGAGGATAGTGCACCACAAACAAATACACTCCACGTATCAGAAAtttgacaagaaaaaaaaaccatcaGCAACACCATGATTTGAGACAAAAACGCGGCGACAGAGTAGAGAAATCTTGGCACTCCAATTAACTACAATCAATTCTATCAACACTAAAATGTGCACTTATTGTGAAGTTTGCATGAGAAAATTCAGTGAACCATGTGGAGTAACAAAACATATGGTTAAAAATGTGCATCAAATCTACCCTGTAAATTAATTATTCTCAAAGGCAAACCGCTGATTGATCATGATGAAAATCTGAAGCAAAGGAGTTCCAGCTTGCATACTAGACAGAATGCAGAAAGAACATGATACTATTTGCCAACTCGAGCAGTAGAAGTACCTTCTCCTGCGCAAGTTCCGTAAGAACGAAAATATACTGATTCAATAGGTGAAGCCTTGTGTAACAATCAAGTGGCTTCCGTCGCAGATCTTCCATAGTAGATAACTCACGGGAAATGGACAGTGGAGTACCTCCATGGCTTTTCACAGCAACCACTCTACAGAGTGAGTCTCTGTTTTGATTCTGAACAAACCCTTTGCTGGTGGACCTATCATAACCGCGGGATCTTGCACCTGTGAGATCCTTCATTGGCTTCTCGAGTGAAGACATCATCTCCATTGAAGTAGTGTTCGCATGAACTAGTACATATTCTCGTTCAATCCACTCCCATGAATCAAACACTGCAAAATTTATAATTACTAACTAAGCAGAGGACATCTAATATGACATCCAGTTCATCAAGTTTTGGACAGAGCAGTATACCTTTTGAATCCACGCTTTCGGACTTAACTTTGATGACAGCAGAAGAGACCGTCTGGCATGTATCCGTTAGAGCAAGAGCTTGGTGGGGCTCACTGATCATTTCACTCTTCCTGAAAAGGCATGGCCAGCAAGATTCAACAAATGAGACAAATATGACACAATCAAGCCAAGTGCACTATGTTTTGTAACTATTCAAAAAATGTATGGGACATTCAGACAGACTGCAGGATTAATGCACACTAAGTAGGTATCCCCATTTATGACAAGCTAAGGACAAATTCCAGGATGCACTACATGTGATGCACCAAAAATACAAAAGCATGATTGTGTACTTTAGTTGATTTACTATGAAATTTGACTGTTCGACCATTATTTTGATTTTATACATCTCTTTTGGGGGTGCATGTGAGGCAGCTTCCCATATGTACAGCGGGTGAGTTTGCTAAGTTAAGTTTGCACGACTTAATATGGAAACAAATTATGAAAACGAAGTAGATGACTCAACACTGCCAGACAGAATAGTGATTTTAAAACTTTGTCGCCAGAGTAGGAATACCTTGCTGTTGCCAAAAACTTGTGATCAAAGAATTCCTCAAAAGACATCCTCTTTGctgcaaaattgaaaacaaacTGGAATCTCATTCTCCAATAGATTACTTATATCAAATTAAGGTATATCCTACAAACTATTAAAATAGCCCGAGCGAAAGTTGAAAAGATTGCTGCAGTGAATAAATTAGTTAACATACGCCTGCTTTGCAGAAACAATACATGGTGAAATGACAGACCTACCTGGATCAAGGCATATGAGTCTTCTGCACAGACCAATGAAATCGGGATGTAAGTCAGCTTCGATATCTGGAGGGAAACTGAGGCCAGTAGATGTCAGGACGTTTTCGCGCAGCTGTATTCAGAAAACAAAGAGCAATCAACATTGTTAGGCTATATAATTATTATGGTCATATAAATACATATAGTTGTGCAATAAGAGTAGCAAACCTCGGGCCTATTATCCCCAAGAAACGGTAACTCCCCCGTTACTAGCTGGAAAAGAATGACTCCAACACTCCACAAGTCAGCCTGTAAAGTTTTTTCTGGTACAAATTATTGCCTGTCATTATAAAACCCACGAATTTAAAGCAGGCTATGAAGATACCTTTGCATCATATTTATCCCCTCGCCAGATTTCTGGGGCCATATAATATGGGGTGCCACAAAATGTGGCTGCCAAATTTTCATGCATCAGAGATCTGAACCCACAATAAATTTTCAGTTGTGCATTTTTAACTTGCATCAAGCTCAGTCacagcaaaaaaagaaactcaCAATGAGTAAAGTTTTAGGAAGCAATATATACAGGGCATGAGTACGGACATGACAAAATCATGACACTGAGGAAATACTACTGTGGAACTTAAGAACAGATAGAAACTATAAATATTTAGGTGTTGCTCCCCATCTCCCCAATAATTTCAATCAgagtagaaaaaaatatagtcGTATATATGCGAGGTGAAAATGGCGAACTCACCTAGCAAACCCAAAATCACCAATTTTCAATGTAATTGCATCGCCATTAGTTGATAGCAGGAGATTCTGCATGATTCAAAGCTTGATCAGTATGGATAAAATAATGTATAACTAAATCATATAGATATAATGAAATAACTAAGCAAAATATATCAATCATACTAAATTTTACATGCCTAATTTTGTTGACTGAACTGCAAAGAGTAGCATGAGTGAACAACAATCCCTCTATGTAGCTTGGCACTTAATGGTAAGTTTGCATTGATTTGGGCTAGAAATGAAATCGATCAATAATGTAAATTTAGTTGATAATTATGGAAATCATTTTGCACAAGCAGCTGGAAATGTTTGAATTCAATGGACCTTTTACTCTTTGTTTGGTACTTTGTACCCAATCTTAAACATCACAATTTGCAGACCAGGCCAGATCAGCGACAGATTCCCCTAAACCCTAACCAATCAAATAAAAAGCGGCGAGATCTAACCTGGGGTTTGAGGTCCCGGTGCACGATCCTCTCACCCCTCAGCACCTTCAGCCCCTCGGCTGCCGTAACGGAGAAGAGGCGCATCACAACATAGTCCTAGCAGTGATAAATTAGAAAAAAGGGGGAACTCCGCAGGGATTGATCGAGAACATACCGAGCTGCCGCGCGAAGTCCCTCGCGGTGGCCTCCGGCAACCTGTTGCGAACCCCGTGCGTTTTCCTGTACGCCTcgaggtcgccgccgtcgcagtACTCCAGTATCAGGAACAGCTTCTCCTCCGTCTGCGCCGGAAATCACAAAGCATTCTCACTAATGCGAAATCGCCGACCACAAGGCCAAGTTCAACGGATCGTTCGCGATTAGTATTGGGGATGGCTGGGTGTTTGGgtgggaggggggggggggggggttaccTCGATGGTGTGGATGAGGCGGAGGATGTTGGGGTGGGAGAGGCCCCCGAGGATGCTCTTCTCCTGGAGGATGCCGCGGCGGACGTTGtcgtcgaggcggcggcggtcgatCTCCTTGACGGCCACGCGCGCGCCGGTGGGGAGGTGCGCCGCGAGGTACACCTCCGCGAACGTGCCCTTCCCCACCATCTCCCGGAGCTCGTACTCCCCCACCACCCGCCACGGcggctccttctcctcctccatcgcgCCTGCCTCtgccgacctcgccggcgcccgcaGTCCTCGTCTCCGGTACGGCGAGTTGTTCTGGCCTTCTGGGGGGCGACGGAGGGTGTGCTACTGCCGGGGGCCCGCCTGGGGCCTGGATGGGGCAAGAGGATACTTTGCCGCCGAGTTAACTGGGCGAACCCCACATGTCAATCAATCGAAACAAGATACGGTTTCGGGAATCGCTCGCCCAAGACCACTTCGGCCTCGACCCGTCTCCCAGCCACACTGACGCATCGGACACAAACACGGTGGGACCGAAACGTCAGTGGGAACGAGGGCAATGTATTGGCTTCTCTTATACTCGAGCGGGAAGGTCGCTTTAAAATACGGTTTCCTCTGCGGATGGGTTTCGTGTGGTACAAGCTGTTGCTTCCACGTCGGACACTCCTTGTGACGTGACAGGTGTCGTGTGGGCCGGGCCGGACGGGCCAGTCCTGTCGCTGGAATGCACCCCGCTTTCTGATCTCTGACACGGTCGGTGCCTCGGCGCGGCGACTGCAGCTTTTGCGAGGAACTGGGAACGACACGGATTTGAGCATCCCAACATCCACCTCTCTTCCAGGAGATGAGCATGACGCTCTTCCTGCTTGGCGGAGAAGCTAGCTTTCGCCGCAGGAATCGACATCGCGACGCCCGAGCTTAAGCAATTGGCGATGGAAGTCCAAGCCGATGAGGACTTCGACGTGTCAATCTCGGCACCGTTGTTGGAGAAGGTCTCATGGCGGCGCTCGTATATATGCAGGGTCCGGTATTGTATTTGGTGTCTAGCAACTCACAAACGTGAGCAATGTGCATGGTTTGCTCTTGCAGGTCCGACACGTCCTCTCCCTGGACATGTGTGTCTCCGTAAGTCCCCTGTCCTGCTCAATTTTATGGGTCGTATCCTGTCAAATTGTTCTGCAGGATCCTGAGGATGCTAAACTGAACCTTGCACGGGAGATGGAGAAACTTCCGGTTACCAGCTTCTCTGTTTTGGACCTACGTCTCAACTTCAGGCGCTTCAGGTTCATTccgcaataaaaaaaaagttgtctatttctcggtcgtctaagaaatagttatttctcagtcaacaatTGTAGCCATCTaatcaagatttttttatccatcgggccagtcgcctaagaaatagcaaaaccgtaaaaaaaaacctaaagGTCACCCTACAGACATCCGAGAAGTCGGAGGTAACTCTTCGCTACGGTCATGTATTGTACGTGCAAAGTTACCTTTGATCAACATGTTTTCATATCTTTTTTCGTACTCGTACCGTTTGAACGATGACCAAAACAAACctgccaaatttttggtattCCTCCGtacaacaaagaatgtctcaattttgactaaatttgaatttattcctccgtacaacaaaagatgtctcaactttgactaaatttgaatgcatctatacgcTGAGTTGTCAtaatcttttgttggacggagataTATACTCATGCTCTCTAGCTAATGCTAATTTTTCTCGCCAACACTAGCAAAAGAAACACAGATAACCAAAATCTTAGCCAAAATTTTATTGCGTTGGTTTGGGCTTAAACCAAACACATCCATACTTACacttaaacattttttttatttgtttcagTTGAAAAAGCATGCTTAGAAAATTGTCCATGTGATGAGCCAAAGAACTGGAGGAGCGAAAGTGTCTCCCTTACTCGTCTCGAAGGAATGGAAATCAACGGCTTTAAAGGAGAGGACCACGAGTTTGATTTCTTGGAACTAATATTCATATGTGTACCAATACTTACAAGCATGATAgtgaaactttttttttgaaacgcTGATAGTGAAACTTGGGAGTCAGTTTAAATCATATAGCCATGCAGGTTGCACTAAGAAAATCTACAATATTTCATTGGCAAATCCTTATGTGAATCTCCATGTTTATCTTAGCTCCAGAAAAAGGGTTTTGGATGTATGTTCAACATGCTCCTAGTCCAGTGTTTGTAGAAGAAACAAATGTGTAAGACCTAGAACGATTAAAACACGCTAACATTTGTCATGGCAGAGTTTCGTGTAATGTTTTTTGAGAAATAGAGCAGTAAAATTATACTTTCTCCGTCTGAAAATAAATACCTTGAAACAGTATTAAAAATAGACCGCTTTGAATTTTTACATGGACAAAAAATTCCTCTCGTTTCTAAATCGGCTCCATCTAATTTCACCAAATCAGTTATGTCATGCATCATTTTTCTCTCCAACAATCAAACTTCTGATCTCCCCAAAACAAGAAGAATGAACCCGCCAGACTGTGTGAATCCGCATAAAAATTTGCGGAAAGCCCATTGACTCGAGCGCCCCCGAAGAGCAAGAATAATAAGGTGATGTAACCAGCCTctaaaaatttaaatattGTATCTTTGTTTAGTtggagaaaagagaaaagtagAAGAAAAGTGGGCTACTATCTAATAGCCAGTTGCAGCACGTGCTCCTATACATTATATGAGACTACAATGTGGACCTCCTCATAATAAAGTAGTACATTCTTATGACCACCTTATTATACATGACCACTTATACGTTAACTAAACATGACACGAGCAAAACCTCGTAGCCAGCGACATGCTAAACTAGAATCGCCACGAAACACCGTCTGGGCGCACGACACGTATCATACCGCCTTGAACGCTCCCCGAGCAACGAAACAACGGCGCAGGATTCCCGGCTCAGAAGGGAATCACCGTGTCGGGGCGTCCATAAATCGAGGTAGGTTCACTCACTGACTCGAGCCAGTGCTGTCAGAGAGAGTGAGATGCATTCCTGAGCCAGCCATCACTCACTCCACTGCATCGGGTGGGTGCGGACGAGACGAGCCAACATAAATCGAGGTAGGTTCGTCTCCAGGGGTAAGTGACACCCGCAGCAGCTTTTGCTCACTGCAGTGGAGTACTCCGGGGAAAATCGAGCAGGATTTTTGttccgtttttttttcaaaagaactTTTGCGTTGGTCGAACCTGGACGTATTCTGTTTTTTCCTGATCTTTTTTCCTCCCCCTGGCCAAGCAGGAAGCGGCTAGGTTCGTCAgtcagccttttctttttcttgagaaaGGTTCTTCAGTCGGTTACTAGTgctaccagcagcagcaaagcaTCTCCTTATCTCCGCGGAGAGTGAAAAATGGTCGAGTACGTGGGTACAAACAGCCTTTGGAACTTGATGCACGTTGTTGGTCGTCGCCAACTTTTGCCATGCATCCGTGTCTGTCTACAGCCCGGAATCATTTCGGCTCTTGTCCTATCCATGGAAGAAGTACGTGCTTTTATCTTTTCCAGCCGCAAACCGCAGACCCGCTTTTTACACTGACACGAGTCTCATGTCTCACCTACTGCAACGGTTGGCAGTTGTaaatacatgaaaaaaaatagagtaaGAGTAATTTACCTTTTTTAGAATATGATTATAATTTTGCAAGTACTCGCTCCATTCCACATACAACAACGtttatagatttttttcatttattccTCAATACAtctcatatttttttggtaCCTGCATCCAGCCAATACatgctcacatccatttatcaTTAACCTAATATGAGTGatcaggcactagaaacgagagctgttTTGGTCTAAGTGCACAAATCGGTATTTTGgaataagtaaaaaaaaaatagtcgATGGTTATTTATTACTGTACCGTCCTGAGGTAGAAATATGGGCCGCACAGACGGCCGAGACCGAGACGTGGGCCCGCCGTACGAGGCCGCGCCCACTCGGTCGCTCTGACACACGCACACGCGACTGCGGAAGAGTCACCTCGCTCCGGCAGCCGGCAGGTAGTACGACCCGGTCCACCCTCCCGGCGCACGCGATCATCATCCGCCGCTCAGGTCTTCCATGCCTTCCCTGGCGAGCGGGCCCCACGAGTAAGAAGCGACACGGTCCAGGAGGAGTTGCCCCCTCGTGCACCGTAGGCCCAGTCCACCGCGCAGGCAAAGGCAGAGGACAGAGGACTGCGTCGCGGGCCCTACGTGTCAGCCAGAGGACGCGTCGATTAATGGGGATTCTGCGTGCTCTGTCGAGAGCCCCTCTCTGGCTGCTCGGCTCGAATCGGAGCGGAGAGCAGCAGCACGAGAGAGAGAAAGCAGTGGAGGCCGCCGAGGGAGAGAtcggagagagagaagagaaagagtAGCGTTGATACACCGTCGAATCTGGAATCGAATCGCGCCGTGACCACCCCATATCGGAATCGTCTCCGAGCATCGCATCGCATCCTCCCCCCCttttccatccatccatccatccatccatccatccatccacccCCAGCAGCACTCGCCTCTCGATTGCGTGATTCGTACGGTTTATCACCGCCTCTTTCTCTTCCGCTCTCTCTCGccgacggacggacggacggaccgGCAGCTTCGCTAGCGCAGCGCGACGCAGAAAGTAGTAGCAACATTCGTTTCCCTCCCACCTTCTCCCctgattttgtttctgtttgtgTTGTTGTTTGCTGCTCTGATTTCATCATTCTGTTGCGGTTGCTGAtgagttgttgttgttgcctgTAACTATCGGCGTGCTGTGTGGTTGCAGCTTTGTGCGCGGGGAGCGAGAtggctggaggaggcggcggcgccggggccggcgagcacgcggcggcggcctacTGGTACGACGCGTGCGAGGACGGGGCGTCGCTGCTGTGCGGCATCGACTTCGCCGCGTCCGCCGACTTCGACCCGGGCCTCATGCCCGCCATGGACAGCGGCGTCGACGACGGCTTCGTCGCCGAGATCGACCGGATACTCGAGAGCATCAACGCGGAGagcacccccgcgccgccgccgccgcagcagcagcaagcgcTTGTGGACCcctcgccgcagccgccggtgGAGCAAGGGCAGGAGGCTGCTGTGGCCGTGGCCGACAATGCCGTGGAGGTGGTGGGCTCAGGGCAGAGGATCCAGGGCGCCGAGACGAGGAAGGAGATGAAGAAGGAGTCGCACAGCAGTTCCACGAATGGCAGTTCCGCGAATGGCGGGGACCGGAGAGACCAGAAGCGTCCGCCCCTCGCCTCTGGGGTCGCCAGCGGGCCGCGCCCTgattggcggcggcggccgatgCCACCACCGCCCTCGCGTGGATTGGAGGATCGGCGTGGGAGGCGCGACTTCGACAGGCCTCGCAAGCGCGACCGCGACGGCCACTCTGGCTCCGAGCATCACCGGCGCGAGGCTCGGGGATTTTGGGAGCGTGACCGCGGCGGTAAGATGGTGTTCCGGCCGGGCACTTGGGAGAAGGAGTCTGACCGCGAGGCAAAGCGTGCCAGGACACAGGACGGGGGTTCTGTGGAGAAGAAAGCAGAGGCGGATAGGGCGGGGGCAGCGCAGAGGGCGAAGCCTGTCGCTGAGGAGCAGGCGAGGCATTACCAGTTGGAGGTGCTTGAGCAAGCAAAGAGCAGGAACACCATAGCCTTTCTCGAGACCGGCGCCGGGAAGACTCTCATTGCTGTGCTGCTCATCAAAAGTATATGTGACAAAATGCTCAAGGAGAACAAGAAGATGCTTGCTGTCTTCTTGGTTCCCAAGGTGCCTCTTGTGTA
This is a stretch of genomic DNA from Brachypodium distachyon strain Bd21 chromosome 1, Brachypodium_distachyon_v3.0, whole genome shotgun sequence. It encodes these proteins:
- the LOC100842074 gene encoding serine/threonine-protein kinase ATG1a, translated to MEEEKEPPWRVVGEYELREMVGKGTFAEVYLAAHLPTGARVAVKEIDRRRLDDNVRRGILQEKSILGGLSHPNILRLIHTIETEEKLFLILEYCDGGDLEAYRKTHGVRNRLPEATARDFARQLAEGLKVLRGERIVHRDLKPQNLLLSTNGDAITLKIGDFGFARSLMHENLAATFCGTPYYMAPEIWRGDKYDAKADLWSVGVILFQLVTGELPFLGDNRPELRENVLTSTGLSFPPDIEADLHPDFIGLCRRLICLDPAKRMSFEEFFDHKFLATARKSEMISEPHQALALTDTCQTVSSAVIKVKSESVDSKVFDSWEWIEREYVLVHANTTSMEMMSSLEKPMKDLTGARSRGYDRSTSKGFVQNQNRDSLCRVVAVKSHGGTPLSISRELSTMEDLRRKPLDCYTRLHLLNQYIFVLTELAQEKLFKGLDLEALSLELVILAIWKEALNAYSLLRDDSDDGSSSTFAYKNFMPKTDNRLSPSLAQGLDFTRPASVRYWAESGFIRAYDRAENISHRLRENNDNTEMPDAMEIIFQTALVYGESGAAKELLGCQNRSMALYSKAIILFTFILQEASALPLNPLFSLSPFNQQRIHRYIANLRSHLGSAQLTGQQHRSIKD